One Gymnogyps californianus isolate 813 unplaced genomic scaffold, ASM1813914v2 HiC_scaffold_35, whole genome shotgun sequence DNA window includes the following coding sequences:
- the LOC127028591 gene encoding uncharacterized protein LOC127028591 produces MASLGGPIVDCTPLLERLEGYNARPSLSGMTWAHNNWHDPQAVADRISTLAKERKLKLGKGKAVVCAVLGAALVAAQRNKHMAQHVEGETIKSLQDLVGALQEQLGNETRHLSDQLTAERVTNQRLHTALTEALERERILREQLDEIRSPIGVENPDADSDEGKNPKSLYPLKDLDPIREIFSLGEGAVMRPLIKTETVDGGQGGPQQVTTRIIPYSPTDLGEIQEKYSRGPRETETEYVWRVSLTRGDRILLSEDEARGYWGPGVFLTTNDNREPWSLTQRVAYWAGGLDPMERGDPFSIEMPTAGHVLESVQKTACLQLMHDWLLVPQQPSPMQYVADPDRLHPLIRGLPDALKLYAVQLQDRLRAPRPQRRGAPRRRHGERWHKN; encoded by the coding sequence ATGGCCTCCCTGGGAGGACCGATTGTAGATTGCACCCCTCTCCTGGAGAGGTTAGAGGGCTATAACGCCCgaccttctctctctggtatgACTTGGGCCCACAATAATTGGCACGATCCACAAGCGGTAGCCGACAGAATTTCCACCTTGGCTAAAGAACGAAAACTGAAACtaggaaaggggaaggcagtagTTTGTGCGGttttaggagcagctctggtggcAGCACAACGGAATAAACACATGGCCCAACACGTGGAAGGGGAGacaataaaatcccttcaagatctggtgggggctctgcaggagcaattaGGAAATGAGACAAGACATCTCTCTGATCAGCTTACCGCCGAGCGGGTGACTAACCAACGGCTACACACCGCTTTGACGGAAGCTTTGGAGCGGGAGCGAATATTGCGGGAACAATTAGATGAAATCCGCTCCCCAATTGGTGTAGAAAATCCGGATGCCGATTCTGacgaggggaaaaatccaaaatcgTTATACCCTCTTAAAGACCTAGACCCtataagagaaatattttcccttggggagggagctgtaatGCGACCTTTGATTAAAACTGAGACTGTGGATGGTGGTCAAGGAGGGCCCCAACAAGTTACCACTCGTATCATTCCCTATTCTCCCACTGATTTGGGtgaaattcaggagaaatattcccGGGGCCCccgagaaactgaaactgagtatgtGTGGAGAGTGTCTCTTACCAGGGGGGACCGTATCTTGCTGAGTGAGGACGAGGCGAGAGGATATTGGGGTCCGGGAGTTTTTCTAACCACAAATGACAATAGAGAACCCTGGTCCCTGACCCAAAGAGTGGCATACTGGGCGGGTGGATTGGATCCCATGGAAAGGGGAGACCCCTTCTCGATTGAAATGCCTACGGCGGGGCACGTTTTAGAGAGTGTACAGAAAACTGCGTGCCTCCAGTTGATGCATGACTGGTTATTGGTTCCGCAACAGCCCTCTCCCATGCAATATGTGGCAGACCCCGACAGGTTGCATCCCCTTATAAGAGGATtacctgatgctttgaaattatatgcgGTGCAACTACAAGATCGGTTGAGGGCGCCTCGACCCCAGAGAAGGGGAGCCCCCCGGAGACGacatggggagaggtggcacaAGAATTGA